The nucleotide window TCGTGAAGGACACTGCAGTTGATGCGCTATGCCATGGAGCGGATCTCGCGGCTCCAGGGATCTCGCGTATAGAAGAGGGAATAAATATAGGGAATCCCGTAGTTATGTATACATATAAGGGAGAAGCGGTGTGTGCAGGCAGGGCACTTATGTGTTCAGAGGAGATGCTCAGAGCAGAAGAGGGAATATGTGTGAATACAGATAAAGTGTTCATGAAGCCCGGGACATATATGAGGGTATGGAAGAACCGAGCCGAGGTGGCTGAGTGGTAAGGCGCAGGCCTGGAGTTAAGTTATCCGAACGGATAGCCTGTGTTCCGAAAGGAACTCAAGGGTTCGAATCCCTTCCTCGGCGTATACCTATACCCCTTCCTCTATGCTATACAAAATAAACTTAAAGAGGGCATACTAAATCTTATAAAAGGTTGGTTCTGAGAGATGAGTGAAGGTGAAGAAGGAATAGCGATGGAGAAGGAAAAGGGAGAGCAAGAAGGAGAGGAGTTCAAGCATATAGTCAGGATTCTGGATACAGACCTTGATGGTAAGATACGAGTGCCTTACTCACTGTGTGGTATAAAAGGGATAGGACGCAGGGTCGCACGTGCAATTGTTACATCCGCGGGTATAAATGCGGATAAAAGGATGGGAGAACTCTCTGATGAAGAGATAGAGAGATTAAAGGTGGCAATAAGCAGTGCTGATAAACGACTACCCATGTGGATGCTGAACCGGCGCAGGGATTTGATTAGTGGAGAGGATAAACATCTCATGGGCTCAGACCTGATACTGAAGTTCAGAGATGACCTGAATCTATTGCGTAAAATAAGGTCTTATCGCGGTATAAGACATGAGAGGGGTTTGAAAGTGCGGGGTCAACGTACAAAATCTACAGGACGTAAAGGAATAGTGGTAGGAGTGGTCAGGAAGAAGACACTGGCGCGTACTGGAGGCGGAGGTGGAGGGAAGTAAATGGGACATCCAAAGCGCAGCAAGAAGAAGTATGAACGCCCGAGGAGACCATGGGTCTTACAGCGGATAAAAGAGGAGAAGGAGTTAGCTGACCGATATGGACTGAAGAACAAGCGAGAGATATGGAAGGCAGCCAGTCTTATAAAGAACTATCGGAGGGAGATAAGGAACATCCTGGCTGAGATAGCGGGCATGAAACCCTCAAAGCACACAATGAAGAAACAGGAGGAGATTCTGGAGAGTTTGAAGCGGCGTGGTATAGTAGATGGAGCAGCAAAGCTGGAGGATGTTCTGGCACTGGATGTGGAGCATTTACTGGAAAGGCGCTTACAGACTCTGGTGTATAAAAAAGGCATGGCTAATTCTCTTAAACAAGCCAGACAGCTCATTGTTCATGGGCATATCGCTGTTAATAACCAGAAAGTTACCATCCCTTCGTATATAGTGCGAGTGGATGAGGAGCGAGGGATAAGCTACTATGAGCATGCACCTGCTTCTATAACCGCCATCGCCACAAAAGGAGCGAGTAAGGAAAAGGAAGAGGAGGCTGATAAGTAATGACATCGGACGAGAAATGGGTGATTGCGCATATCTTCTCATCCTTTAATAACACTATCATTACAATCACGGATATGACAGGCGCGGAGACGATAGCAAGGGCTTCTGGTGGCATGATAGCGAAGGCGGACCGTGATGAGAGCTCCCCGTATACCGCGATGCTGATGGCGTCGCAACTCGCGGACAAACTGAAGGAGCGGGGTATTATAGGACTACACGTGAAGGTAAAGGCAGCTTCAGGGCGCAAATCACGAACCCCTGCCCCAGGTGCGCAGGCAGCGATAAGGGCTTTCGCTCGTGCGGGGCTGAGGATAGGGAGGATAGAGGACGTTACACCTGTGCCGCATGATGGTACAAAGCGCCCGGGAGGCAAGCGTGGGAGAAGGGTATAAGGTTGATATACGGTTATGGAAGTAAAGATAGAGTATCGCGGGGATAACGAAGTGAGGTTCGTAGTATCAGGTGTGAAGGTTCGTTTTCTGAACTCACTGAGACGTGCGATGCTTGCGGAAGTGCCGAAGCTTGCCATTGACGAGGTGAAGATATACGAGAATAACTCTTTACTGTACGATGAGCAATTAGCGCTCCGACTGGGTTTGATACCTCTGAAGGTGAGTAATATCGGTGATTACAGTGAAGAAGATAGGGTAACACTGACTTTGAAAGCAGAGAGTCCAGAGCGGGCAGGATATACAATGGTATATTCCAAGGAGCTCATCTCCTCTGACCCTGGCGTAGAACCTGCATTTGGAAACATTCCAATTGTGAAGTTGGTCTCAAAAGAGCGCGAGATTAGCGGTATAAGGACAGTAGCGAGACAGAGGGTATCTTTTGAAGCTATTGCAAGACTGGGTAGGGGTAAAGAGCATGCGAAGTGGCAGCCTGTAACTATCTGCACCTTCAAGGAACTGTCACAGCCCAACGAGCAGCAGAAGTCTAAGTCTTTTCTCTTCACCGTCGAGAGCGATGGTTCTTTACCTGTGAATGATATTGTGGTAGAGGCGGCGAGGATAGTGCGAGATAAGTTTGAATGGCTGGTGAAGGAGTTAAAGTTAAAGGCACAGCAATAGTAACTAACCAACTAACGAGTGGGGAAATTGAAGGCGATTGTTCCGTTCAAGAAGGAAGGAGCGAAGTCGAGATTGAGCAGATTATTAACCAGAATAGAACGAGAGGAACTTGCATTGAGAATGCTAAATGATGTACTGGTGGCATTATCGAGATCTGCAGTAGACGAGGTAGAGATATTAACGACAGGAAGTACAGGCGAGTTAATGGCGGAACTGGAGAAGACCGTAACAAAAGTAAGGAGTGATAGCAGGGGGCTGAACGCTGCGTTGAACGCGGCGATAGCACAGCAGGAGCAGCCGGTATTGAT belongs to Methanophagales archaeon and includes:
- a CDS encoding DNA-directed RNA polymerase subunit D, whose translation is MEVKIEYRGDNEVRFVVSGVKVRFLNSLRRAMLAEVPKLAIDEVKIYENNSLLYDEQLALRLGLIPLKVSNIGDYSEEDRVTLTLKAESPERAGYTMVYSKELISSDPGVEPAFGNIPIVKLVSKEREISGIRTVARQRVSFEAIARLGRGKEHAKWQPVTICTFKELSQPNEQQKSKSFLFTVESDGSLPVNDIVVEAARIVRDKFEWLVKELKLKAQQ
- a CDS encoding 30S ribosomal protein S4, which translates into the protein MGHPKRSKKKYERPRRPWVLQRIKEEKELADRYGLKNKREIWKAASLIKNYRREIRNILAEIAGMKPSKHTMKKQEEILESLKRRGIVDGAAKLEDVLALDVEHLLERRLQTLVYKKGMANSLKQARQLIVHGHIAVNNQKVTIPSYIVRVDEERGISYYEHAPASITAIATKGASKEKEEEADK
- a CDS encoding 30S ribosomal protein S11, which codes for MTSDEKWVIAHIFSSFNNTIITITDMTGAETIARASGGMIAKADRDESSPYTAMLMASQLADKLKERGIIGLHVKVKAASGRKSRTPAPGAQAAIRAFARAGLRIGRIEDVTPVPHDGTKRPGGKRGRRV
- a CDS encoding 30S ribosomal protein S13 — its product is MSEGEEGIAMEKEKGEQEGEEFKHIVRILDTDLDGKIRVPYSLCGIKGIGRRVARAIVTSAGINADKRMGELSDEEIERLKVAISSADKRLPMWMLNRRRDLISGEDKHLMGSDLILKFRDDLNLLRKIRSYRGIRHERGLKVRGQRTKSTGRKGIVVGVVRKKTLARTGGGGGGK